Below is a window of Arabidopsis thaliana chromosome 2, partial sequence DNA.
TGAATACAAAAGATTGGacaaaataagtaattttctttataattatttagCCAAGTACAAAAGCAGTGTTTCCTTTAATGGTTAGAATCTCTTGTCGGCAAGAATAGTGTACGAGGTTTTCAAATCTCTATGGGTTAACGTGGTCGTTTCCTGTCcgttcatttctttttcttacagCCTTTTTTTTGGGGTAATGAACTTTTTGTTCtgcagccaaaaaaaaaaaagacagtctgtttcttttttttgtcctaagaaaaaaattaacctTTCAAGTTCCAACAGGCAACAGACACATGCTTCAGTTTTCTTCACCAAAGATTAATGATATGAATAATTTCGACTCCAGATTTAAGACTTAGGAATACCAATATGTGAAATATTGAACACGAAGAACCATAAAAGGATTATGAGTTAGATCATCTGGTTTAACATAATagtgttattgtttttataactCTTCCAAAATTATGTAAAAGATTTAATATTTCATCCTAAATATTGATAATATACGAgccataattttattttctcaaaaataattaaataaactttATTGTTTGccttattttaataaaatggcatttttataaacacaaaatatagCCCAAAAATTCAATTCTGAAATTTGAATTCATATCGAATTATATAACCTATCTACCGAAGACAAGAATattaatcatttatattatcaatttgtATCTCTTTCCATCCTCTTGTTACATGAACTTGACATAACATGCCAAGCTACCATCATGACTTAATAATCATCATAAAGAACATGACAACAACGAAACATAATTCGTATGAATAATTTCTTGAATCACTCTGAAAaacgacaaaacaaaatatcacactcaaaaataaaataattcatttGAATCACTTTTAATTATCTCGCTCTGAAATCACTCAAGTAATCCAAAATTTAAGTTTGCTTATCTTCAAAACAATTCCCAAAGTGGGTCTGAAGGCACATGCAGACATAAATCAATTACATAAACGAAGATAATATCTCTCtttatcttgaattttttttatcaattgttTTGGACATCACATATAATAACATcttgaaagataaaaaaaattataacatgGAGTAAAAAATTGTATGTGATGATTATGTAAAGAGAGAGTCTAAATGTACTATACACATTTTAAAGAAAAGGATATATGATAACTGGTTCACCCCAAACATGTTAACCTCACAAACATTATTACCTAATCAACTCATTGCCTCCAACAACATTTATGCGTGAATCTATTATATTACAGAtgtttcaaatattatatgtaagaTACGAATTGAATAAGATTATTAGTTCATCAAAATCCAAATGCAGTGGATGCCATCAATTAAAAAACGTATCcaatttaaatttagtatCTTTAGTGCCCATGAAGTTTTCTAGTGGCttcttaaaactaaaataacgataaaagaaagattaatATAATAATCATGGGGCATGGAATATGATGCCATCCTTGAATTAAGTATATATGATTAGCCGGGTCATGTAAAATATCATACTCGTTAGAACCAGATTTTTCTTGATCACTTGCggatctttttttgttattggatttaagaaaagaagaacccGACAACTGTCTAGAAATATGATGTTGACATGAGGTTTTTCCAATATGTATAAAAGACATAAAATTATTTGACCTTCTTTATTGATTACACCAATTTGcttaaatgaaaaatgtaatcCTATCAAAATCAAGCTACCTTAATGTTGATAGTACTTTACGAGTTGACGTGTAGAGAAGACTTGACATTTAATAAAGCTCTTGCTCACTGATGATACTACCATCTGAAAGATCCAATCCGAAAATGAGATTTGAGGACATTACTATTAATGAAAGGAGAGAGTTAAATCTTATTAAAGAGATGATTAGGTCGCTAGCCCAATAAGTTCAAAcaactctttcatttttcatttagtTACTATCACTTGCAAAATTATCTACAGTTTTCTTACCTTTGAGTTGATTTAGTTTCACATCAACTTATCTATGTTAGcacaatttcaaaattttaacatgTAATGGAGcagattaatttttaaattggGTGTTACTTTCACCGATTTTCCATACTTGTAGTGACTTACATTTGCTGATTCATTCTTTCAGAAGATGATTCCCATAAAATTGAGTCGACCAGTGGAATATTagaaaaatcatatactaAAAAAGTGAACGAAGATAACAAAAGATAAACCTTGACGTCCTCTTTATCAAGTCTTTTCTTGTCATTAATAAAGTAAACCTAATTTCAACTTTGATAAGAGCCAATAAAGATAACCATTTTCTTCGTATGaacatacaaacaaaccatttACCAAAAGCAAAGAAGTTATATAGAGTGCATAGATCTAACTTACCAAACATAAACTGAATATTGTGAGACTTAATCATCCGTTTCATTGGTAACATGGAAGCctacatatatacatcaatGTCTAAATATAAGTCTTTCCTAATAAGGTTGGATTGAGAACTAATTACTTACTATAGTGATTATTTGCAGCATTTGGAAGTTGATGTAGTTGATAATCGTAACAGGCCACCTTTGCTTAGCTACGAGCAGTCCCCGTGAAAATTTATCATGTCGCTGTGCCCTGCATTCTCCTCATCATTAGTGTTAATCTTTTTATACTGTAATATTCACTCTACCTCAAAAGGTTATCAAATGCATCAGAAGGCTAATGACTTATTTCAACAGAATCTCTTTATCAGCTCAAGTTGGATTCATGCTAAAATGTGCGAAATAAAGCGACATAATCGGGATCAACTATACCTCGAGCATGAATGGTGTTGATTCCTGGACCTTTCAGTTCAGTCCCGTTGTCGCTCAGCAATGAAATCCCAGCTGATGTTATATGGAACGGGAAGGCTAAAGGAGGCGACATAGGAGATTTTGCCACCTTAATGATTCTCTGACCTGCAAAAAGCGTGAAACCAATCCCATGAACATACATTCTTGGTAGTTACTGAGACCTTACAAATGCTTTACAAAGCCTTGCCTGACTTGGCTTCAAGGACCAGTCGGATGGTTACAGCATGAGCCCAGTTAATCCCCAATGCAGCAACAAGGTGAGAATCATATGTCTTTGTGTTGTCTTTGAATTCATCTTTAACTTTAGCTGTTGCAGAGGAAATCTATGATTGTGGTGAATGGGAATTAACAAGGATCACAAAACCTTATAAAGATACTTCAGTTTCTGTTTATTGTACCTTGGAAAGAATACTGACTAGTTTCATCGCGGTTTTGAGATCTAACTTGATTAGTCACCACTATAGGAATCCGTGAAAATTCAGCAAGCGATCTGGAAATGTCAGAGATCAATTTTAATCAATCTAACAGATGAAGTATGGATGTGAAGCTACGTTACAAGCTTTGAGCTGACATGAGACTAACGTTCATACTTTAAGAAAGAGATATGCCAACCCAACTGAGGTTGTCTCTGAGCTCCTGGTTTGTTTTCGCTGAAAAGCAAAATACCTTGTTACTAAGGTCACCAAAGGAGCAAGAATGATATGACAATGATCAGCAAGGAAATAGAAATTAGACTAACCCTGAAAGAAGAGCTGTCATACTATCAATCACTAGAAGCTTTACTTGGTTTTGAAGAATTGAATTCTTGAGTTCTTGTATACTGCcaattagaaagaaagaattttaTATACTAACAACGTTTCAGTGATGCACTTTCGTATTTCCTTTAAGTTTAACTAACACAATGATGAGCAAAATCTTACGGACCTTTCAGTAAAGTTAGCTAAAGATGTTGGACGCAAAACAAGGATTCTTCCAGCCATCTGCACTGCAAATAGTTATATGTAAGCAATCTGGAATATGAGAAGACTTAACCAAagacataaacacaaagaataAACCATATAGCTGTTCCACACACAACCTCTTGTGCCATTCCTTTAAGATGAAACACTTCCGGAAAGCTTTCCAGTCCCATCTCTATCACCCTGAAATATACATTCTCTGAGGACTATGCACATAAATATACCAtgtgagaaaaaacaaaaaaaaacagtttacCTTCTTGAACTAAACTTGGATTCCACATCTATGTATATCACACGACCATCTAATCCTCCATAAGCTACTGGAAACGAAGCTGATAACGCAAGTTTCATGCAAAACTGCGTAGCAGAGAAAACTTTTTACTGTATGCAAACACACCAAAGGTACCAACTTTCAACTTAACTATACAACAATGAGACATaataaaatcttcaatcttctAAGAAACTAACCTGTGATTTACCAATACCAGGAGGACCAACTAACTCAGTAAGAACACCAAAAGGTATCCCACCACACAAGGTATCATCTAACCCCTTCAAATGTGTAGGAAGATGACCTGATAAATGTTCGTTTTCGACCTTCTTCTCCAGTAAAGATCGAGCCTTTGAACACATTACATGAACAAAAAGTACTCTAGATTATAAAAGCATATCAATcatataaagcaaaaaaaaataaagagctTACAGATTGACATGGTGGAGAAGTAGCTTCACTGATGAATGAAATTGCTGATCTTATCTCTTTCATTCCAACATCTAACAGCTCCATTAGTTCAAATTCCGTCATTGATAATGCATCCTATATTCAATTACTATTATACCCAAATTTCGAAAACCTAAGACATGATTGAATCATCGGagaatataaagaaaaaccttGGCGGTGATGATGTTTCTTGCAGCGAAGATGTTTGAGATTTTGGTGTGAAGACCCATTTCTCCGATGAGTTTGTttgccattttttgttttcgtctCCGGCGTCGGAAATATTCTTTAGACGGTGAAGAGATTAGAgaagcttctctttctctctcccgCCAAATTGAGAGTCCTTTCCTTACTAAACCATATTGGGCCTTAAAGAGATGATTAGGCCTGACCCGTTTTGTATTATCCATGACCCGGACCATATTTAAGATTCGTTTTGGGCCTTTTGGGTTTTGCCGTTTTGgctatcaaaataaataatattttggcgaaaaatttaaaatgaatacCACATTcataaagtatatttttttgtttgtaaaatcgattttttttttttacaattttatgcCAAATAATGTTtactaaaaattataatatattatagcTTTTGTTTCCTGACTATCCTTTAtgtgaaaatttgaaatagtaaataaaatttgagtGAATGGTAACGACATAAactcaatttttgtttgaatctaTGAAtgcattataaaaaaatttgatcgaatagaaaaatataaatcttaaTAATGTATAAACAATAAACGTTGATATCattgttgaccaaaaataaaacgataCAAGccaaaagatataaataattaagttgCGGATTCTGTttatattgtaatttttattgaaCTTATAATAATATTCCGAGGAACTAGCAAgtctttttcaaaacattgGATCCAGCTAAGCAGTGTATCTTTGTTAACTCtggtttaaatttgattttgagtagtttatatttgtttgatgtGCTTTGAacttttaagattttcttatttggtcaagtataaaagaaggaaagtgGAAAAAGTGAAGGAACGTCACAAATAACGTGCATGATTAGTATTTGATAAACCAATGACATATTAATATCAGGATTAATCCACAGAAAGTTGAATAGACAAACAActacaataaaatttaacattttaattatagtTGTTgagtatataaataaataagatacTCTTTGTAGAGGTTTTAGTCCAaccatcaaaataaaaacgcGTGAACTTTAAAAACCAACTCAGAATATGACAATGAAAGAGTTAACACAATCAATCTAATGGGAGCCTGACCATTGGATTGGGAGAAGCTATAGTGATTGATGAGCTTTGTAAGAGCTACGATTCGTCACATGGTTTCTTTTTGGCCATTGTGaacgttttaaaattgtatttcaCTAATCGTACTTCTAGGTACATAAAAGTGTATACAACTAGGGAAACTCATTAAGCTATACAATCCAAAAGTCTGAGCTAGTGATAAATGGAAGGACGGTCTAATTAATGTGATTCATGTTTGGATGATTTGAAGTCATGAAAGCTCATAAAAAGCTTTAGAATGGGGTCATACCAATTCAATAAGGACGGTGGATGAAGtctttttgacatttttgttggtccacttaattatattatattgatGAATTCGTTATATGAGAGTGATACTTTACAACTACAATGAATTTCCTAGAATATTCATTCGGtaaagttattaaaaattcGAATATATAggccaaaaaacaaatttgagaGGTTAAAAATACTAAGAAAATGTTAATGGTTGTGGACATGACGAAAATGTGGCTCTTGATctgaaattcaaaatctttgtagtaaaaattgaatatgtCGCTTGTTTGGTTAATAAACTTCAAAtgcttatttttgtttttctaaaaaatctacaaaaattGGATGCTGttaaaatgataaatctaAATGCAATCTCAATGTAGAAAACATATTGTCTAATACTACACAAACTTGCGGTCCAAATGGTAAAACCATATACTATACTTTTAAACTACCAGATTAAAAGCAATTACATATTTAAACGTGTTTAAATCACTTTACGAAATACATTTTTCTCTATGgtaagagaaaacaaaagaaatgttttctttcacCAAAGTCAACGACCGAACTTGCTCGAGACTTTCCTTTCTTCATCTAGAAACTAACTAAACTAAATTGTGAAACAACCCAAAAAgctaaactaaaataaattcacATTATCtgtaaaaaactaaaaacacttCATATTGTCACTAAATCTTACTACACATCTTTAGTGATGCAATTTTCATAACATTGAAGTTTGGATCatcttaaatcttaaatatatgAAACGTTATCATCCCTTAGACTAAGGTTCATGAGTTTCTAATTGGACTAGTCTATATATGCACCAACTCTATagtttattaatgaaaatataatgaacattatattttgttttaatatgaagactctcttttgtttccattaGAGTTTGGCAATGGAT
It encodes the following:
- the RAD51B gene encoding DNA repair (Rad51) family protein — its product is MANKLIGEMGLHTKISNIFAARNIITAKDALSMTEFELMELLDVGMKEIRSAISFISEATSPPCQSARSLLEKKVENEHLSGHLPTHLKGLDDTLCGGIPFGVLTELVGPPGIGKSQFCMKLALSASFPVAYGGLDGRVIYIDVESKFSSRRVIEMGLESFPEVFHLKGMAQEMAGRILVLRPTSLANFTESIQELKNSILQNQVKLLVIDSMTALLSGENKPGAQRQPQLGWHISFLKSLAEFSRIPIVVTNQVRSQNRDETSQYSFQAKVKDEFKDNTKTYDSHLVAALGINWAHAVTIRLVLEAKSGQRIIKVAKSPMSPPLAFPFHITSAGISLLSDNGTELKGPGINTIHARGHSDMINFHGDCS
- the RAD51B gene encoding DNA repair (Rad51) family protein (RAD51B; CONTAINS InterPro DOMAIN/s: DNA recombination/repair protein RecA/RadB, ATP-binding domain (InterPro:IPR020588), ATPase, AAA+ type, core (InterPro:IPR003593), DNA recombination and repair protein, RecA-like (InterPro:IPR016467), DNA recombination and repair protein Rad51, C-terminal (InterPro:IPR013632); BEST Arabidopsis thaliana protein match is: RAS associated with diabetes protein 51 (TAIR:AT5G20850.1); Has 30201 Blast hits to 17322 proteins in 780 species: Archae - 12; Bacteria - 1396; Metazoa - 17338; Fungi - 3422; Plants - 5037; Viruses - 0; Other Eukaryotes - 2996 (source: NCBI BLink).), translated to MTEFELMELLDVGMKEIRSAISFISEATSPPCQSARSLLEKKVENEHLSGHLPTHLKGLDDTLCGGIPFGVLTELVGPPGIGKSQFCMKLALSASFPVAYGGLDGRVIYIDVESKFSSRRVIEMGLESFPEVFHLKGMAQEMAGRILVLRPTSLANFTESIQELKNSILQNQVKLLVIDSMTALLSGENKPGAQRQPQLGWHISFLKSLAEFSRIPIVVTNQVRSQNRDETSQYSFQAKVKDEFKDNTKTYDSHLVAALGINWAHAVTIRLVLEAKSGQRIIKVAKSPMSPPLAFPFHITSAGISLLSDNGTELKGPGINTIHARGHSDMINFHGDCS
- the RAD51B gene encoding DNA repair (Rad51) family protein (RAD51B; CONTAINS InterPro DOMAIN/s: DNA recombination/repair protein RecA/RadB, ATP-binding domain (InterPro:IPR020588), ATPase, AAA+ type, core (InterPro:IPR003593), DNA recombination and repair protein, RecA-like (InterPro:IPR016467), DNA recombination and repair protein Rad51, C-terminal (InterPro:IPR013632); BEST Arabidopsis thaliana protein match is: RAS associated with diabetes protein 51C (TAIR:AT2G45280.2); Has 2717 Blast hits to 2715 proteins in 543 species: Archae - 539; Bacteria - 255; Metazoa - 717; Fungi - 449; Plants - 276; Viruses - 18; Other Eukaryotes - 463 (source: NCBI BLink).), with protein sequence MANKLIGEMGLHTKISNIFAARNIITAKDALSMTEFELMELLDVGMKEIRSAISFISEATSPPCQSARSLLEKKVENEHLSGHLPTHLKGLDDTLCGGIPFGVLTELVGPPGIGKSQFCMKLALSASFPVAYGGLDGRVIYIDVESKFSSRRVIEMGLESFPEVFHLKGMAQEMAGRILVLRPTSLANFTESIQELKNSILQNQVKLLVIDSMTALLSGENKPGAQRQPQLGWHISFLKSLAEFSRIPIVVTNQVRSQNRDETSQYSFQAKVKDEFKDNTKTYDSHLVAALGINWAHAVTIRLVLEAKSGQRIIKVAKSPMSPPLAFPFHITSAGISLLSDNGTELKGPGINTIHARGIVDPDYVALFRTF
- the RAD51B gene encoding DNA repair (Rad51) family protein (RAD51B; CONTAINS InterPro DOMAIN/s: DNA recombination/repair protein RecA/RadB, ATP-binding domain (InterPro:IPR020588), ATPase, AAA+ type, core (InterPro:IPR003593), DNA recombination and repair protein Rad51, C-terminal (InterPro:IPR013632); BEST Arabidopsis thaliana protein match is: homolog of RAD51 D (TAIR:AT1G07745.2); Has 2570 Blast hits to 2570 proteins in 515 species: Archae - 541; Bacteria - 205; Metazoa - 686; Fungi - 429; Plants - 272; Viruses - 16; Other Eukaryotes - 421 (source: NCBI BLink).), which codes for MTEFELMELLDVGMKEIRSAISFISEATSPPCQSARSLLEKKVENEHLSGHLPTHLKGLDDTLCGGIPFGVLTELVGPPGIGKSQFCMKLALSASFPVAYGGLDGRVIYIDVESKFSSRRVIEMGLESFPEVFHLKGMAQEMAGRILVLRPTSLANFTESIQELKNSILQNQVKLLVIDSMTALLSGENKPGAQRQPQLGWHISFLKSLAEFSRIPIVVTNQVRSQNRDETSQYSFQDFLCNS